The genomic window AACGTTCCGGTATCGATGAAACCTTTTTCTGTAGTCGGATCCACCCGAGTGCCCAGGAACTCGCCGTAATCGACCGACATCACGGTGAACCCGAAGGTGCCATATTTACCATAAGCTGGATTCAAGGCAATGCTGGCCGAATAATGGACCATATCAGCGAACCATTTATTCTGATTCACGGAGAGATCTAAAAACGTGTTCATCAATGGGAGATTGGCTGGATTATGGAACAGCGAGAGCGAGTTGCCTGGCACCGTGGTGAACGCTTCGCCCATGGCGGCGGCACGAGCTTCAGTTGCCACACTGAGAAATTGAAAACCGGTTTGAGCCAATTTTTTATCCGCGCTGAAGCTCTGGGTTTGATATAATCCCACCGCCAGCATAACGATCAAGCAAATGAGCAAGTTTTGTTTCATTGTATCATGTCTCCTAAAATGTTTTAACATTCTTCTGGTTATCGAATGATCACAAATTTGCGAATGGCACTATCACCCTTTTTGAACAACAATTCGCCAGTCTGCGAATCATAGTAATCCTCGGTCACTTCGAAGTGGGCGATGTAAACTCCACTGACGACCACCTGCCGGGAAGAGGTTATCGAGTTCCATTCCGCGTCGCCGCTACCGTCGGTATGCTCGATCGTGTAGATCAGGTCGCCTCGTTCGGTGAAAATCTTAATCGTGCAGAACGGCGGAATGTCCAGAAACATGATTCGATCCGGGCCGCTGATCCCATATTGCAGATCCCGAGCTTTGATGTTGTATGGATTTGGAACGACACGGATCGCTTCCAGATTTTGTCCAGATTGTCGTTTCAATTTTGCTGGGGTATTAGTTCTGGTGTAGAACATGCTGCTTTGAAGTGGGCCGCCCGGATTCGCTGGGGTATTATTGGTAGTACCATCGCTAAATGAAACGATGTAATAGTAATAATCGAAGCCCCGCTGGGCGGTCTTGTCAGCAAATTCATTCACAATCTGCGGATGATCGGTGCCTTTCCCACAAGCAAAAATCTCCTGATAAGTCGTATCTGCTTTATGAATGGCGCGATAGATGCGATACCCGGCAAAACCTGGGAACGATTCGGCATTATTCGACCACGATAGCATAATGCGATCGCCACCAGAATTCACTTCGAATAGATCTGGCGGTGGCGGCGGCAATGGGATCTGGTAATTCAAATTATAGTTCATTATAGCCCGCTGGAATGTCTTGTATAATGAATCTCTGCCAGTGTAAACCCAGGCGTTCTTGTATTCATCTTTATTGTTTGTCGTTGAACCATTCGGCAGCTTGAATGGGCCCTGTCCTGCCAGCCATCTGGCACCGATGGTGTAGCAGGAATCGCGACATAAGCCCGAGATTCCCTCCGCGATCACCAGATGGATGCTATCACCAGGTTCCAGAGTATATGGGCCGAATCCAAGGCAATGCGAGAATCCGCCTGGTGTATTGCCCCAAACATCGGCAAAACCATCGCCGACAGCGTCAGCGTGCATGATCGGAGGATGCCCAGCCGTCATCGCCGCATATTCCTCCGCCATCTTTGCAGGATTGAACTGGTCATTGCCAGAGGTGATGGGAACATCTGAACCAAGGAACTGCGTGGTAGTGGGCTGATTTGGATCGTGAGATTTATCTTTTGCGGATTTATCAGCATGAAGCACCAGGTTGCCCACATACTGGGCGGCACCTAAATGACCATCGCCGCCAGCCTTCCCATTGGGTCCACCCACACAATCGAACGATGCCTTGGAATGCCGGCCAGTCCATGAGAATTCACTCAAATAAGGCGTACCAGAGAGCGGATCATAGACCAGCATGGTATCGTTCATGGTACAATGGCCCCAAGCAGAGGATTGCGGCAAATAGTAATAGCCATAAGGCCCGGTCTCCCGAGCTGCGGTATAGCGATACTGAAAGAAGAACACGACGTCATTGAGCGTCTGCTGATAAACGGTACCCTTGTTGTCGATAATCCCTGTGTTCTTGAATACGTAATCGGTGATAAAGTAATTGTCATGATATTGCTGGCTAAAGGCATAGACTTTCCGATATTCCGTAATCCCGATCGAAAAATTAACCACATTATAAAGAATTCGATCAGTTACAAGATTGGGATCCACTTCATCGACAAAATCCAT from candidate division KSB1 bacterium includes these protein-coding regions:
- a CDS encoding fibronectin, which produces MTQRNKFTRISILLLVICCISTMVFADETKWLAVGMLHDWFSSMGCEVEVGRRHLVSDQQDGLRWPAQFNWQDCKAAKALWIGAKNYYDPLVNKTFDYKVVHVGPRVSDEKNESIPVIFKLLGRYDRPRVYVDGIPAGFLDYMDFVDEVDPNLVTDRILYNVVNFSIGITEYRKVYAFSQQYHDNYFITDYVFKNTGIIDNKGTVYQQTLNDVVFFFQYRYTAARETGPYGYYYLPQSSAWGHCTMNDTMLVYDPLSGTPYLSEFSWTGRHSKASFDCVGGPNGKAGGDGHLGAAQYVGNLVLHADKSAKDKSHDPNQPTTTQFLGSDVPITSGNDQFNPAKMAEEYAAMTAGHPPIMHADAVGDGFADVWGNTPGGFSHCLGFGPYTLEPGDSIHLVIAEGISGLCRDSCYTIGARWLAGQGPFKLPNGSTTNNKDEYKNAWVYTGRDSLYKTFQRAIMNYNLNYQIPLPPPPPDLFEVNSGGDRIMLSWSNNAESFPGFAGYRIYRAIHKADTTYQEIFACGKGTDHPQIVNEFADKTAQRGFDYYYYIVSFSDGTTNNTPANPGGPLQSSMFYTRTNTPAKLKRQSGQNLEAIRVVPNPYNIKARDLQYGISGPDRIMFLDIPPFCTIKIFTERGDLIYTIEHTDGSGDAEWNSITSSRQVVVSGVYIAHFEVTEDYYDSQTGELLFKKGDSAIRKFVIIR